ACGAAAGAAGCACTCTATATCGAACGTGAAAAACTGATTACCCATCTTCAGATTTCGCACGAGGGACTAGGGATATTCACGAAAGACAAAAAGGAGATTCTGGTCAACAATCTCTTTACCCAATACAGCAATCTGATTTCCGACTCTAACCTGGAAACGACGGAAGAGGTCTTTGCAATCAGTGAGCTGAAAGAGATTATCCATTTTATAAACAAGAACCAGCAACAACGTTCGCTCAGTAAAGATGAGAAGCGGATGTCTATTACTATTAATAAGAACGGACGGACATTTATCGTAGAATGTATTATCTTCCAAGATGCCAGTTTCGAGATTTCTATCAACGATGTCACTCAGGAAGAAGAACAGGTGCGCCTGAAACGCCAACTGACGCAGAACATTGCCCACGAATTGAAAACACCTGTCAGCAGTATCCAAGGGTATCTGGAAACAATCGTCAACAATGATAATATTTCACGGGAGAAAATGAACACTTTCCTTGAACGTTGTTATGCACAAAGTAATCGTCTGAGCCGGCTGTTGCGTGACATATCTGTATTGACGCGCATGGACGAAGCCGCCAACATGATCGACATGGAACGGGTGGACATCAGTGTATTGGTAGGTAACATCATCAACGAAGTTGCTTTGGAATTGGAAGAAAAACATATCACTATCGTCGACTCATTAAAGAAGGGAATACAGATCAAGGGTAATTACTCCCTGCTCTACTCCATTTTCCGCAATTTAATGGATAATGCGATTGCTTACGCCGGAACGAATATTCAAATCAACATCAACTGTTTCCGTGAGGACGAGAACTTCTACTATTTCAGTTTCTCCGATACGGGCGTAGGCGTACCGGCCGAACACCTGAACCGTTTATTCGAGCGTTTCTACCGGGTAGATAAAGGTCGCTCACGCAAACTGGGCGGTACCGGTTTGGGGCTGGCTATCGTAAAAAATGCCGTGATTATTCATGGCGGCAATATCTCCGCCAAAAGCAGTCAAAGCGGTGGACTGGAATTCGTGTTTACACTGGGGAAAGAGAAATAATCTTTCTCCGGCAGATATAGATTATTACTCGTCTCATTCGAGTCTGCTTACACGTTCCGAAAAAATTACCGGAGAAAGACTTCAATTATTATTACCATAAAAATACAAATCTCGAGACTTAGAATAAGCGTTATATAAAAAAACGAACATTCCACTACATAAACGTTCTTATCGTTATTAATAAATTCAATGATCGTTTATTATAAACGTCCCCTCCGTTTATTATAAACTTTAAAATAAAAATTCATAGAAAAACATCCGAAATAATACAACAAAAAAGGCTGCGAACCTTATAAAATTCGCAGCCTTTAGCCAGTATTGATCGCCCTTCCCCTCATCAAAAAAGGAGGAGACAATCTATATTTGTTGTAAAATTACACCACTTTCTACTTTTATTCCATACTTTTTCATTCTTCTGTTATTGATTTCACGTTCTCTGTCTACAAATATACAACATAAAAAAGCATTTGTCAAGTCCCTCCGACGAAATTATAGTTAACTGATAACTTCAAATAATATCCTGCCGAACAAAAAAAGAAGAATGTTTTGAATAAAATAAAAAGGGAGTTATCTTTGCCTGCAACTTGAAAAATAATCAGATAAATGTAGAACAGCAAGTCATGAAAACAAACTTAAATATCCTTCCCATTCTCTGCTTCCTCCTCCTTTGGTCCTGCAAAAGCGGGAATGCTTCAAGCCAGACTAAAAACGAAGTGTCACAGGACACTATCAAGACTTTCACGCTGCCCGCTATCCCTCAAATAATGGTAGCACCGGAACAACGTGCCGAGTTCTTAGTAAAGCACTACTGGGATAATGTGAACTTCGCCGACACCAACTACATTCATCATCCGGAAATAACCGAACAGGCGTGGGTGGATTACTGCGACATTCTGAATCATGTCCCCCTCAAAACCGCACAGGAAGCTATACGCAAAACGATCGACCGCACAAACGTAGACAAGAAAGTATTCGCCTACATCACCGATTTAGCGGATAAATACTTATATGACCCCAACTCTCCGATGCGTAACGAGGAATTTTATATTCCCGTATTGGAAGCAATGGCAGCCTCTCCCGTATTGGAAGAGATAGAAAAAGTACGCCCCAAGGCACGGTTGGAATTAGCTCAAAAGAACCGCATAGGCACCAAAGCTATAAACTTCACCTATACCCTTGCTTCCGGCGCTCAAGGCTCCCTCTATCAGCTTAATGCCGATTATCTTCTGCTATTTATCAATAATCCCGGTTGCCACGCTTGTACGGAGACAATCGAAGGTTTAAAGCAAGCCCCTATCATCAGCCAACTCATAAAGGAGAAGAAGCTGATCGTCCTTTCTATCTACCCCGATGAAGAGTTGGATGACTGGCGCAAACATCTGAATGAATTTCCCAAAGAATGGATTAACGGATATGATAAGAAATTCACAATCAAAGAGAAACAACTGTATGACCTGAAAGCGATCCCTACTTTATACCTATTAAATAAAGAGAAAACCGTATTGTTGAAAGATGCTACCACACAAGCGATTGAAGAATACCTGATGATACATCAATAATCTTCTTCTTTCTTGCATAAAACAAATAAACTATCTATCTTTGTCGCGCATCGGTTTGCAACTCTCACATACGAGGGAAGCGATTAAAAGGGAATCAGGTGTAAATCCTGAACAGTCCCGCTGCTGTAAGTTCCACACATTACGTTGCGAGCAACCTACTTTTAGCCACTGGAAAGAAACTTCCGGGAAGGCGCCCGCAACAGGAACAAGTCAGAAGACCTGCCGTGCAACCAATTTCACTGCTTTCGAGGAAAAAGCGTTGAGTCTAATGAACCGGACAATTCGTCTATCATTTCATTCATCACTCTGATTCAGAGAAAGTATGTTTAAATTAATAAACTCTGCCAAAGTTTATTTAGCGTGTCCGGTCGAAGGGATTTCGCCCGGACACTTTTAAAATGTGAAAACAGCCAGAAAATCAAGGATGAGATATGTGACGTTTTATATGAGTATCTGTGCAGCATTCTGCTGCCAATTTCTATCCATACCGCTTTTTGCACAACAGCAGAAAGTGGATACAACGCATACCTATTTTATTCCGGAGGTTACCGTTTCTGATATTTACCAGACCCGTGAGGTCCGTTCTACTGCACCTCTACAACTATTTTCCAAAGAAGCCCTGAAGAATCTGCACGCCTTGCAAGTGTCCGATGCGGTGAAGCATTTTGCCGGTGTGACTGTAAAAGACTACGGAGGCATAGGAGGTCTGAAAACTGTCTCCATACGCAGTTTGGGAGCACAGCACACCGCCGTAGGCTATGACGGAATTGCCATAACGGACTGTCAGACGGGACAGATCGACATCGGCCGTTTCTCACTTGATAATGTAGATCAACTTTCGTTGAGCAACGGGCAGAGTGACAATATCTTCCAACCGGCACGTTTCTTCGCTTCTGCAGGAATATTGGACATACAGACGCTCACTCCCCGCTTTGAGAAAGGGAAACGAACTAATATAAGCGCTGCTTTCAAAACCGGTTCGTGGGGACTTGTCAATCCCTCTATCTTATTGGAACAACAACTCAGCCCCCAATGGACAGTTTCGGCGAACGGTGAATGGATGTCGTCAGACGGACAATATCCGTACACGCTACGTTATGGAAACGCAGCAGACGACCTGACTTCACGTGAAAAACGGAAGAACACGGATGTCGAAACGTTCCGTGCCGAAGCCGGGCTTTACGGCAACTTCTCCGACAAAGAGCAATGGCGGCTAAAAGCTTACTACTTCCAGTCTTCCAGGGGATTGCCGAAAGCGACCACGCTATATAACGACTTTTCCGCACAGCACCTCTGGGACAAAAATACATTTATACAAAGCCAATATAAAAAGGAATTCAGCCGGCAATGGGTATTCCGGACTTCTGCCAAATGGAACTGGAGTTACCAGCATTATCTGGACCCTGCTATCAAAAACAATGAAGGCAAAACAGAGAACAGCTATTACCAGCAGGAATACTATCTTTCCGCCTCCGTGTTATACAGGCTGCTGAACAATCTTTCGTTTTCATTATCTACCGACGGCAGTATCAACACGATGAATGCCAACATGGCAGACTTTGCACATCCCACACGCTATTCGTGGTTGACAGCCATTGCCGGAAAATACGTCAACGAATGGTTCACTCTATCTGTTTCCGCCTTGGCAACCGTTATCAACGAGCAGGCCGACAAGGGAGGAAGCGCAGGCAATCACCGCAAATTAACTCCTTACGTCAGCGCCACATTCAAGCCTTTCCGGAATGAAGAATTTCGTGTCCGTTTCTTCTACAAAGATATTTTCCGTTTGCCTAGTTTCAATGATTTATATTATCAGGAAGTGGGTAACAGCAAATTGAAACCCGAAAATGCCCGTCAATACAATATCGGTTTGACGTATAGCAGAAATGTATGTACATTCCTGCCCTACCTGTCGGCAACCGTTGACGCATATTATAACAAAGTGACGGACAAAATCATTGCTTACCCGACCAAGAACCTTGCTGTGTGGAGCATGAGGAATTTGGGCAGTGTAGAGATCAAAGGTATTGACGCCACAGGAAGCCTATCGCTCCAACCCCGGGAAAGTATCCGTATCAATTTTTCCGGGAACTATACTTATCAACGGGCATTAGATGTCACAACTCCGGACGCCAGCTCGAACAAATCGACTTATAAACATCAGATAGCCTACACCCCCCGCGTCTCCGCTTCGGGACAAGCGGGCATCGAAACACCCTGGATAGATTTATCTTATTCGTTCCTCTTTTCGGGAAAACGTTATGCGTTGGGACAGAACATTCCCGAAAACCGGTTGGCCAGTTACAGCGATCACAGTATTTCAGCCGGCCGAGACTTCCGGATAAGAAAAGTTACAACGTCTCTTAGCGTAGAGGTTTTGAATCTGCTGGATAAAAATTACGAGATTGTTCAGTTCTTCCCCATGCCCGGCCGTTCAGTCAGGGCAACATTGAAGATAAGATATTAATATTATAAAAGGATATTATGGACGTGAAAAGGAAATTGACATATATATTCCGGCTCTGTCTGCCGCTGCTATTATTACTCAACGCTTGCGATGATATGGAGGACAAGCCCTTCACCTCATCGGACATCACAGGTGACCCGACAGAGACGGATACAGCCGAACTCTATGCGTTGTGCGAAGGATTGTTCAATCAGAATAACAGTTCGCTGATGCGTTTTTCTTTCAATAACCAGCGAATGGTACGCAATTATTTCAAGACGATCAATCACCGGGGACTGGGAGATACGGCTAATGATCTGGCAATTTACGGTAGCAAGATATATATTGTAGCCAACGTTTCCAGTACGATAGAAATAGTGGATTTCCAAACGGGAAACTCGCTGAAACAGATTCAAATGCTGACAGAGAACGGAAATCCCCGGGAACCGCGATACATTGCTTTTCATAAAGAAAAAGCCTATGTCTGTTCTTATGACGGTACGGTAGCACGTATTGACACGGCTTCGCTTACCATAGACGCTATGACAACAGTGGGACGTAATCCTGACGGAATTTGTGTACAGGATGACAAGTTATATGTTTCCAACTCCGGCGGATTGGACCATGCGTCGGGATTGGGGGTAGACAATACAGTGTCCGTGGTTGACATCGCTACATTCAAGGAAACCGATAAAATTATCGTAGGTCCGAATCCGGGAAAGATCATTGCCGATACGAAAGAAAAAGTCGTTTATGTAGCCACCCGTGGCGAAGATGTAGAAGCCGGAGATTATAATTTCGCAAAAATAGATTGCCGGACAAAGGTAGTCACCCACTATAATGAGAGAGTACAAAACTTTGCTATTGACGGAGAGATTGCTTATCTATATAACTATAATTACAGTACACAAACCGCTTCTATCAAGACATTCAATCTAAAAACAGGAGAAACTGTCCGTGAAAATTTCATTACGGACGGAACCAATATCAGCACTCCTTATGGAATCAATGTCAATCCCTACAGTGGGAATATATATATCACAGACGCTTATGACTACACCGTATATGGAGATTTGCTTTGTTTCAACCAACAAGGACAACTCTTGTTCCGCCTAAATAATATCGGACTGAATCCAAATACAATCGTATTCAGCGACAAGGCTTCCCGAAGCGATATTGATGATACCGGAGAAACAGAAAATTCATTGGCTTTTGCCAATAAGGTATGGGAGTACAGGCCGGCTCCGGGACAATTTATCAATACTACTACATCTGCCTATAAAAATGGATTTACCTATGATGATATACTGAAAGAAGCAACCCGCAAAATACGGCAAAAATCAATCATCACTTTAGGAGGATTCGGCGGTTACATTGTTCTGGGTTTCCCGCAATCAATCCCGAACGTAGAAGGAGAGTATGATTTCAAGATAAAAGGAAATGCTTATTACAATCTGAAAACAGAAACAGGAAAATTAGGGGGAAGCGCCGAACCGGGTATCGTATTTGTATCTAAAGATGTAAATGGCAATGGAGAACCCGATGATGAGTGGTATGAGCTGGCCGGAAGCGAATACGGGAAAGATACGGAGACACGTGGATATGAGATCACTTATTATCGACCGGAACCGGCAAACCAGAATGTCTCTTGGAAAGACAATCAAGGAAACGAAGGTGAAATCCTCCGGAACAGCTTTCATAACCAAGAGTCCTATTATCCTGTATGGATACAGGAAAATGAAATAACATTCCGGGGAACACGCTTAAAGGACAATGCTGTTCCGGAAAATGGATTATGGGTAGGATATTGCTATCCGTGGGGATATGCCGACAATCATCGCAATGATAAAGAAGGCAGTAATTTTAAAATAGACTGGGCAATAGACAGCAATGGAGAATCCATCGTTTTGGATTGTATAGACTTTGTGAAAATCATGACTGCCGTCAATCAAGACTCAGGGCAAATGGGAGAAATATCGACAGAAGTAACAACTGTCGAAAACCTGCATTTCAAGAATTAATCAATAAAACAATTAATAACTAAAAATTAAAAAAGGACATGAAGAAATTATCTTTATTACTACTGTTGTCAGTATTTGTATTTTGCAGTTGCGGGGATGATGACGATGATGTAAAAAACGAAGTGGTCGTTAGTTTTGAGAATCTATTGACCGAGGAAAACAGTCAATTTATCGCAGACGGTACCCCCAACAATCAGGCATTCCAAGAAACTGATTTCAAAGATCCTAAAAACTTAATTAATTTCAACCACTATTATGCCGACTGGGGTTCCGGTTATAGTTTTGCCGGATTTTCTTATATGAATATAACAGATAATCAAACAGCCAATAGTCCTGCACCAATAACAGGTAAAGCTAAAATTGGTAGTGTGTATATTGGTGTAGACAGTACCGACGGAGAATATGGAACTCCAGCAATTCTGACCATATTAGATACTAACTATAAATTAAAAGGAACCTGGATAGCAAACAGTACATGGGCATACATGGGTATGATACAAGGAGACGGTTATGCAAGGGCTTTCAAGGCGGGAGATTGGTATAAAGTTACAGCAACAGGATACGATGAAGCTGGTAATGAAACAGGAAAAGCAGAAATCTTATTAGCAAATTATAAGACCGATAATGACCTTCCTGTTAAAGAATGGATATGGTTTGACCTAACCCCGCTCCAAAATGCTGTAAAAGTTAAATTTATACCCGACTCTAGTGATAAAAATGAATATGGTATGAACACTGCCTCCTATTTCTGTCTTGACGGCATCACGTTAATTGAGAAATAAAACAATCATTCTGTCCGTCTGGCGCACTAAGTTACAGACTTAACAAGAAAGATAAGTGACCAAAGATAAACGGTGAACAATTTGTGGAGACTCCACTCATTGCTCACCGTTATTTTTTATAGAATACATAGTCCGCGTCAACACGAAGTCCACGTCAACACAAAGTCCTCACAGATACGATACCCCACAGAAAAGAGTGACTGCCCTTCCGTCGCATATTCTCTAACCTGAAAAGTGCCTTCCTTTTGAGGAATAAAATGCGATAAACAAAGTTTCCGCAAATCAGCGTCGGCATTCTTCATGCATTTGAAAATCGTTTCCTTTGCCGACCAGTGCAACAGTACCCCCCACGTAGTATCTCCCTGATAAGCCTCTACCTGCTCATCCGGACGAATAAAACGATCGAAAACTTTATGTACCCGTTTGCCATATTGTTCAATATCAATGCCAACAGGAGTTTTGGGATTAAGAATCACCGCCACATACCCTTTCGTATGCGAAATACTGATAAAAAAGGAATCATCAGTCAGAAACGGTTTGCCTTCCGAAGAATAACCTATTTGCTTATCTTCTTTCAACATAAAGTACAATAAGACACGGACAGACAACCACTCTATCTTTCTCCGTTCGGAAGCAAATTGCAAAAGTTCCTGTTCACAACAGACCCTGCGCGCATCAGGTAAAAGAGCCAACAATGCCTCCAGTGATTCCTCCACCTTCCAGACAGCCCATTGTGTATCATTCGTTTTATCTTGCAGAAATAATCCCATTTTACTCTTTGTCTTCCGCCCCTTCCGTTTCTTCTTTCGGCAGGATCGTAAACTTCACCTTTAAAATACGGCGGCTGTCCATTTCCAGCACTTCAAACTCATAATTATGATAAGTCACCTTCTCATGCAATGCGGGAAATTCACCTTTAATCTCAAGCAACATCCCTGCCAGTGTATCGGCATCCCCTACCACTCTCTCAAACTCATCTTCGTCCACTTTCGCAATCTTGTAAAAGTCCGTAAGCTGAGTCTTAGCTTCAAATATCCAGGTATGGTCATTCAACACGACATACGTGCGTTCCTCATCATCATATTCATCATGTATCTCACCAACAATTTCTTCAATGATATCCTCCATTGTCACCAGTCCGGAAGTACCTCCGAACTCATCCACAACGATAGCAATATGAATCTTGTTCGCCTGAAAATCACGAAGCAAATCATCAATCATCTTTGTCTCCGGCACAAAATAAGCAGGCCGGATCAATGATTGCCAACGGAAGTTATCTCCTTTGTTCACATGCGGCAGAAGGTCTTTGATATACAACACCCCTTTTATATTATCCCGCGAACCGGAATAAATAGGAATACGCGAATAAGCATTTTCAATGATACACTGCATCACCTCCTTGAAAGGGGTACGGATATCCAGATCGACCATATCCAGGCGCGACGTCATTACCTCCTTTACCGTTTCGCCACCAAAACGGATAATCCCTTCCAGAATATTATTCTCCTCGGAGATTTCCGCCTTATCCGTCAACTCCAGTGCATGCGACAGTTCATCTACGGAAATATTATGATTCTTCTTGGCGAAGTGCTTGTTCAGGAAAGTAGTAGAGCGCACCAAGACAGAAGCAATCGGATAGAATACCTTTTCCAAGGCATAAATCCCCGGTGCGGAGAAACGGCAGAAAGCCAACGTCTTCTGCGCCGAATAAATCTTCGGCATGATTTCACCGAACAACAGCAGTAAGAAAGTAAGAATAACAGTCAATATCAGGAACTCTGCCAACGGAGAATGGAATACAAACACATTCATAAAGAAGAAATTGCAGAGCATGATAATGGTTACGTTCACAAAATTATTAGTAATCAATATCGTTGCCAACAAACGTTCGGAATCATCCAGAAGAAAGCTTATCTTTTCGTCAGCAGGATGTTTGCGTTCGTCAATATCATTCTTGTCCGAGGGAGAAAGCGAGAAAAAAGCTATTTCTGAAGCCGAAGCAAAGCCGGAAGCAAGCAGGAGCACACCAGCCAGCACTATGGCAATAATAGCAGAGATAGAAGGAGTGTTTACGGTAATACCGTTGAAAATATCAGCCAATTGGCTTAAATAACCATCTGAGTCCAAAGAGTATATATTTTAGTTAAACAAAAGACAATGTGCCAATCAGCTTTTATAAACCAGTTGGCACACTGTCACAGTATTTAGAACGGCAAATCATCTGCCGGGTTATCTTGTACAGGTTGCGCCTGCGACTGCTGCGGCTGTTGGTTTTGTTGCATTTGCTGCGGCTGTTGTGACGGTGTTGCAGCCCCCTGTTGTGCAGAAGTGCCCGCACCTTGGCCGGCCCCTTTCGGGGTCAACATTTCCATATTGTCCACATAAATCTCGGTGATATAGCGCATAGCTCCCGACTGGTCGCTGTAAGAGCGAGTTCTGATCTTTCCCTCCAGATACAGTTTGTCACCTTTGTGTACATACTTATCCACGATTTCAGCCAGACGGTTGGATGCTACAATATTATGCCATTCAGTTCTTTCGGGAATCTGCGTACCATTTTGCAATGTATATCCGCGATCGGTCGTAGCCAACGGAAAAGTTGCCACTGCCGACCCCGTATCAAAGTATTTCACCCGTGGATCTTGTCCCACGTTACCTATCAATATCACTCTGTTTACTGACATATATGTATCAAGTTTATCATTCTTTAATTCAAATCTGCTGCCAAAATTAAACAGAATAACAATAGAATGCAAGGATTGTTGTAACTTTTATTTCGAATCGACATACTTCTCAATAAAAGCGTGCACCAATCTGGGGACGGCATATTGCCCCAGTTCCTCCGCCTTTATTTTCCGATAGTTACCGAAAGAAGCCGACTCTGCGGGCAGAGTCACCTCATAGAAATTAGCATAAATCACCCGATGAGACAGCACGTGCTTCACCTCTCTGCAAACCGAACGCACCACGACCGGTTTCTCCCCCTCTGCCACTAACTCCCTAAATTCGGGTAAAGCCAGAAACTCCTCCTCCGACAAAGCAACCGAAGTCTCTATCAACGGCAATTCAAACAAATTCTTCCAAATATCATCCGCCGTCCGTTTATTTATAAAGGTATACGCGCCCGCACGTACATAAATATAATTAAAGTAACGATTCGTTATCTTCGTCTTGTGCTGCTTCACCGGCAGTTGTGCCACCCTTCCCGCAGAAAGTGCCGAACAACTCTCCGCCAACGGGCAAAACAGACAGTCAGGCGATTGTGGCGTACACTGTATCGCACCGAAATCCATAATCCCCTGATTGTAAAGAGCCGGCTGCTTCCTGTCCAGCATTTCATCCGCCAAGGCAGCAAACAACTTCTTCCCTTCCGTCGAATCAATCGGCGTATCAACACCGAAATAACGGGAAAGCACCCGATACACATTGCCGTCCACCACCGCATAAGGCATTCCATAGGCAAAGGAACAGATAGCCGCTGCCGTATACTCTCCCACCCCTTTCAGAGCAAGTACTTCCGGATATGTCTTAGGGAAAACACCGTTCATGCTTTTCGCCGCCGCATGAAGATTACGGGCACGCGAATAATATCCCAACCCCTGCCAGAACTTCATCACCTCATCCTCGTCCGCATCCGCCAGGCTCTGCACATCAGGAAAACGCTTGATAAACCGTAGAAAATAATCGTAGCCTTGCGCCACGCGTGTCTGCTGAAGAATAATTTCGGAAATCCATATCAGATAAGGATCCGAAGATTCCCGCCAGGGCAATTCTCGTTTATTCTCCTTATACCAGTCTATAATTGCTTTACTAAAAATATTCATTCCCATATCGGTTGTTCGTCTTACATTTATCTTGCAAATACTATCCAAAAGCAGTACAAAAGTAACTCTTTTGACTCTAAGAAAACTTAATGCCTCCACTTTTTTAGAAAAATGTGCAGAATATATTTTTTTAGCAGA
The nucleotide sequence above comes from Bacteroides caccae. Encoded proteins:
- a CDS encoding sensor histidine kinase, encoding MNLPVNQKHFLSFSRKLFLSVISLFLVFAICFIAYQYQREREYKVELLNTQLQDYNSRLYEQLNDSPAIEETTDKYIRNHALKDLRVTLIDLQGNVIYDSYKTQEIKHENHRDRPEVQRALKEGNGFDVRRTSETTGLPYFYSATRYGDYIVRSALPYNVSLINNLKADPHYLWFTVIVSLLLMIIFYKFTNKLGTSISQLREFAMRADRNEPIEMAMQSAFPHNELGEISQHIIQIYKRLHETKEALYIEREKLITHLQISHEGLGIFTKDKKEILVNNLFTQYSNLISDSNLETTEEVFAISELKEIIHFINKNQQQRSLSKDEKRMSITINKNGRTFIVECIIFQDASFEISINDVTQEEEQVRLKRQLTQNIAHELKTPVSSIQGYLETIVNNDNISREKMNTFLERCYAQSNRLSRLLRDISVLTRMDEAANMIDMERVDISVLVGNIINEVALELEEKHITIVDSLKKGIQIKGNYSLLYSIFRNLMDNAIAYAGTNIQININCFREDENFYYFSFSDTGVGVPAEHLNRLFERFYRVDKGRSRKLGGTGLGLAIVKNAVIIHGGNISAKSSQSGGLEFVFTLGKEK
- a CDS encoding DUF5106 domain-containing protein — protein: MKTNLNILPILCFLLLWSCKSGNASSQTKNEVSQDTIKTFTLPAIPQIMVAPEQRAEFLVKHYWDNVNFADTNYIHHPEITEQAWVDYCDILNHVPLKTAQEAIRKTIDRTNVDKKVFAYITDLADKYLYDPNSPMRNEEFYIPVLEAMAASPVLEEIEKVRPKARLELAQKNRIGTKAINFTYTLASGAQGSLYQLNADYLLLFINNPGCHACTETIEGLKQAPIISQLIKEKKLIVLSIYPDEELDDWRKHLNEFPKEWINGYDKKFTIKEKQLYDLKAIPTLYLLNKEKTVLLKDATTQAIEEYLMIHQ
- a CDS encoding TonB-dependent receptor plug domain-containing protein → MRYVTFYMSICAAFCCQFLSIPLFAQQQKVDTTHTYFIPEVTVSDIYQTREVRSTAPLQLFSKEALKNLHALQVSDAVKHFAGVTVKDYGGIGGLKTVSIRSLGAQHTAVGYDGIAITDCQTGQIDIGRFSLDNVDQLSLSNGQSDNIFQPARFFASAGILDIQTLTPRFEKGKRTNISAAFKTGSWGLVNPSILLEQQLSPQWTVSANGEWMSSDGQYPYTLRYGNAADDLTSREKRKNTDVETFRAEAGLYGNFSDKEQWRLKAYYFQSSRGLPKATTLYNDFSAQHLWDKNTFIQSQYKKEFSRQWVFRTSAKWNWSYQHYLDPAIKNNEGKTENSYYQQEYYLSASVLYRLLNNLSFSLSTDGSINTMNANMADFAHPTRYSWLTAIAGKYVNEWFTLSVSALATVINEQADKGGSAGNHRKLTPYVSATFKPFRNEEFRVRFFYKDIFRLPSFNDLYYQEVGNSKLKPENARQYNIGLTYSRNVCTFLPYLSATVDAYYNKVTDKIIAYPTKNLAVWSMRNLGSVEIKGIDATGSLSLQPRESIRINFSGNYTYQRALDVTTPDASSNKSTYKHQIAYTPRVSASGQAGIETPWIDLSYSFLFSGKRYALGQNIPENRLASYSDHSISAGRDFRIRKVTTSLSVEVLNLLDKNYEIVQFFPMPGRSVRATLKIRY
- a CDS encoding YncE family protein; the encoded protein is MDVKRKLTYIFRLCLPLLLLLNACDDMEDKPFTSSDITGDPTETDTAELYALCEGLFNQNNSSLMRFSFNNQRMVRNYFKTINHRGLGDTANDLAIYGSKIYIVANVSSTIEIVDFQTGNSLKQIQMLTENGNPREPRYIAFHKEKAYVCSYDGTVARIDTASLTIDAMTTVGRNPDGICVQDDKLYVSNSGGLDHASGLGVDNTVSVVDIATFKETDKIIVGPNPGKIIADTKEKVVYVATRGEDVEAGDYNFAKIDCRTKVVTHYNERVQNFAIDGEIAYLYNYNYSTQTASIKTFNLKTGETVRENFITDGTNISTPYGINVNPYSGNIYITDAYDYTVYGDLLCFNQQGQLLFRLNNIGLNPNTIVFSDKASRSDIDDTGETENSLAFANKVWEYRPAPGQFINTTTSAYKNGFTYDDILKEATRKIRQKSIITLGGFGGYIVLGFPQSIPNVEGEYDFKIKGNAYYNLKTETGKLGGSAEPGIVFVSKDVNGNGEPDDEWYELAGSEYGKDTETRGYEITYYRPEPANQNVSWKDNQGNEGEILRNSFHNQESYYPVWIQENEITFRGTRLKDNAVPENGLWVGYCYPWGYADNHRNDKEGSNFKIDWAIDSNGESIVLDCIDFVKIMTAVNQDSGQMGEISTEVTTVENLHFKN
- a CDS encoding DUF4465 domain-containing protein codes for the protein MKKLSLLLLLSVFVFCSCGDDDDDVKNEVVVSFENLLTEENSQFIADGTPNNQAFQETDFKDPKNLINFNHYYADWGSGYSFAGFSYMNITDNQTANSPAPITGKAKIGSVYIGVDSTDGEYGTPAILTILDTNYKLKGTWIANSTWAYMGMIQGDGYARAFKAGDWYKVTATGYDEAGNETGKAEILLANYKTDNDLPVKEWIWFDLTPLQNAVKVKFIPDSSDKNEYGMNTASYFCLDGITLIEK
- a CDS encoding 4'-phosphopantetheinyl transferase family protein — encoded protein: MGLFLQDKTNDTQWAVWKVEESLEALLALLPDARRVCCEQELLQFASERRKIEWLSVRVLLYFMLKEDKQIGYSSEGKPFLTDDSFFISISHTKGYVAVILNPKTPVGIDIEQYGKRVHKVFDRFIRPDEQVEAYQGDTTWGVLLHWSAKETIFKCMKNADADLRKLCLSHFIPQKEGTFQVREYATEGQSLFSVGYRICEDFVLTWTSC
- a CDS encoding gliding motility-associated protein GldE yields the protein MDSDGYLSQLADIFNGITVNTPSISAIIAIVLAGVLLLASGFASASEIAFFSLSPSDKNDIDERKHPADEKISFLLDDSERLLATILITNNFVNVTIIMLCNFFFMNVFVFHSPLAEFLILTVILTFLLLLFGEIMPKIYSAQKTLAFCRFSAPGIYALEKVFYPIASVLVRSTTFLNKHFAKKNHNISVDELSHALELTDKAEISEENNILEGIIRFGGETVKEVMTSRLDMVDLDIRTPFKEVMQCIIENAYSRIPIYSGSRDNIKGVLYIKDLLPHVNKGDNFRWQSLIRPAYFVPETKMIDDLLRDFQANKIHIAIVVDEFGGTSGLVTMEDIIEEIVGEIHDEYDDEERTYVVLNDHTWIFEAKTQLTDFYKIAKVDEDEFERVVGDADTLAGMLLEIKGEFPALHEKVTYHNYEFEVLEMDSRRILKVKFTILPKEETEGAEDKE
- a CDS encoding single-stranded DNA-binding protein, with the protein product MSVNRVILIGNVGQDPRVKYFDTGSAVATFPLATTDRGYTLQNGTQIPERTEWHNIVASNRLAEIVDKYVHKGDKLYLEGKIRTRSYSDQSGAMRYITEIYVDNMEMLTPKGAGQGAGTSAQQGAATPSQQPQQMQQNQQPQQSQAQPVQDNPADDLPF